GGCTCCATTGATGGCGACCACATGATCTATGCCGTACCGGACCATCCGGAGTACCGCCGCTATATGGTCCGTGATTTTCTGGTGGTAAGTTCAGACCTGCCTGCCGGCAGGCAGGGGTAGCGACATGAAGAAAAACCGTGAATTAACGCTAATGAACGCTAATAAAGAAAAATTCGTGTTTATTCGTGTTCATTAGTGGTTGGAGGTTTATTTATGAAATATGGTGATCTGATTCAGTTTGAGCCCATCGAATCCGTGGTTCAGCTGCGGGATGCCGACGAAGCCGCTGCTGCCCGTCAGTTTGTGGAGACCTACGTCATTTCTGATGAAATGGCTGAGAAGCTTATAAATCTCGTTATTCCTCAGCTTCAGTTTGATCAACCCGTTGATAATAAAGGGCTGCTTGTCGTCGGAAACTACGGCACCGGTAAATCGCACCTTATGTCGGTGATCTCCGGACTTGCCGAAAACCCTGAACTTGCATCCAGTCTGAACAATGCGAAAGTCGCCGATGCCGCGTCACGGATTACCGGCAAGTTCAAGGTGGTACGTACTGAGATCGGAGCCACCACCATGTCCCTGCGTGACATTATTGTGGCCGAGCTCGAAGAGCATCTGACAGCGATGGGTGTTGTGAACTACTCTTTTCCTTCTGCCGGCGATGTGGTTAACAACAAGCGCTCCTTCGAGGAGATGATGACCGCATTTCATCAGGGATTCCCTGACCACGGTCTGCTTCTTGTGGTGGACGAACTGCTCGATTACCTGCGCACACGCAAGGACCAGGAACTCATTCTGGACCTAAACTTCCTGCGTGAAATCGGCGAGGTTTGCAAGGATCTACGTTTCCGTTTCATGGCTGGCGTCCAGGAAGCCATTTTTGACAGCCCCCGGTTTTCCTTCGTGGCCGACAGCATCCGTCGAGTGAAGGATCGCTTCGAGCAGATTCTCATCGCCCGCAAGGACGTTAAGTTTGTGGTGGCCGAACGATTGCTCAAAAAAACCGGCGAGCAGCAGGCCAAGATACGCGAGTATCTGACGCCCTTCGGCAAATTCTACGGGCACATGAACGAGCGCATGGACGAATTCGTCCGCCTCTTCCCGGTTCACCCCGATTACATCGACACATTTGAGCGGGTGACTGCGGTTGAGAAACGCGAAGTTCTTAAGACCCTGTCCCTGGCCATGAAGAAGATGCTCGATCAGGATATGCCGGACGACCGGCCCGGCCTCATCGCCTACGATACCTATTGGACCAACCTCCGAGAGAATCCGTCTTTCAGAGCCGTGCCTGACATTAAGGCGGTCATCGATTGCAGCCAGGTGCTGGAGTCCCGCATTCAGCAGGCATTCACGCGCCCGGCCTACAAGCCCATGGCGCTGCGGCTCATCCATGCCCTGTCAGTGCATCGGCTCACCACCGGCGACATTTATGCCACGCTCGGGGCTACGCCAAAGGAGTTGCGGGATGCGCTCTGTCTTTATCAGCCGGGAATTGAGGAGTTGGGAGGCGATCCGGCCGATGACCTGCTCTCCCAGGTGGAGACGGTCTTAAGGGAAATCCATAAAACCGTCAGCGGGCAGTTCATCTCCGCCAACCCGGACAACCGGCAGTACTATCTCGATCTCAAGAAGACCGATGACTTCGACGCATTGATTGAAAAGCGGGCTGAAAGCCTCGATACATCTCAGCTCGACCGCTACTACTACGAAGCTCTGAGAAGGGTCATGGAGTGTACTGACCAGACCTATGCTACCGGCTACAAGATCTGGCAGTATGAACTGGAATGGTTGGAACGGAAGGCAGCCCGTCTGGGATATCTTTTCTTCGGCGCACCTAATGAGCGCTCTACAGCCGTTCCACCGCGGGATTTTTATATCTATTTCATCCAGCCATTTGAAGCGCCGCACTTTAAGGACGAGAAGAAGGCTGATGAAGTCTTCCTGCGCCTGACGAATGCCGATGATGAATTTCGCACCACACTCAGCAACTACGCCGCGGCGCTCGATCTGGCATCCACCTCCTCCGGACACGCCAAGTCCACCTAT
This sequence is a window from Pseudomonadota bacterium. Protein-coding genes within it:
- a CDS encoding DUF6079 family protein — protein: MKYGDLIQFEPIESVVQLRDADEAAAARQFVETYVISDEMAEKLINLVIPQLQFDQPVDNKGLLVVGNYGTGKSHLMSVISGLAENPELASSLNNAKVADAASRITGKFKVVRTEIGATTMSLRDIIVAELEEHLTAMGVVNYSFPSAGDVVNNKRSFEEMMTAFHQGFPDHGLLLVVDELLDYLRTRKDQELILDLNFLREIGEVCKDLRFRFMAGVQEAIFDSPRFSFVADSIRRVKDRFEQILIARKDVKFVVAERLLKKTGEQQAKIREYLTPFGKFYGHMNERMDEFVRLFPVHPDYIDTFERVTAVEKREVLKTLSLAMKKMLDQDMPDDRPGLIAYDTYWTNLRENPSFRAVPDIKAVIDCSQVLESRIQQAFTRPAYKPMALRLIHALSVHRLTTGDIYATLGATPKELRDALCLYQPGIEELGGDPADDLLSQVETVLREIHKTVSGQFISANPDNRQYYLDLKKTDDFDALIEKRAESLDTSQLDRYYYEALRRVMECTDQTYATGYKIWQYELEWLERKAARLGYLFFGAPNERSTAVPPRDFYIYFIQPFEAPHFKDEKKADEVFLRLTNADDEFRTTLSNYAAALDLASTSSGHAKSTYESKSSNFLRDLVQWLQKHMTDAFEVTYQGRNKTLTEWAKGKSIRDLSGIASHERINFRDLVNTVAGICLSTNFQEQAPEYPCFSVLITGDNRTQAAQDALRAIAGQSRTKQATAVLDALELLDGERLDPYRSRY